CGCCAGGAGCGCGGCGGCGTCCCGCGCGGCCCGCGGCCCGTAGATCGCGATCTCGCTGGCACGCGACGAGAAGCCGACGCATGAAATCTCCTTCGCGTCCGCTGACAGGGCGGACGGTGGCGCGGCCGATTCGCCTCCCGGTACCAACGCAAGGCTCGAGCCTGGCACGACTCGATGCACACGGCTCCGCCACCTGCAACGCAGCGCCGCAGCTGGTACCGAATGGCGTAGGGCGAACCATGGAGGCCGGAGCACCCGCCGTGTGTTAGTGAGGGGACGCTGCAATCCCGCTCGGAGGCGTCGGGTCAGACACGGCCGCGACGCCGCACGACCCCATCGGTGCTCGGGTCACGGACGACTCGATGATTTCGCGCCGCCTCTCATTGGAGAACGACATGAGGAAGACCCGTTGGTCCGCGCTGCTGGCGGTCGCACTCGTAGGGGCTGCATGCCAGGACGTCACGCCGCCAACATCGGTGCGCGGTCCCGAGCAGCCGGTACGCGAGATCGCCCCCGGCACCTCACAAATCGCCTCGATGTACGCGCTCGACTTCGTCGGCACCGTGGCGACCGGCTTCGACATGAACGACGCGGGCGATGTGGTCGGCCGGCACTACCTCGACCCCGGCTGCGGTCCGTTCTGTCTCCCCGCCCAGGAGACGGTCGTGTGGAAGGGGGGGACCCGCATCACGCTCCCCCCCGGCGGCACCCCGCTCTACCTCAACAATCAGGGGGTCATCGCCGGACAGGCTGGGACACACGCGGCACGCTGGGTCCCGACTGCCACCGGCTACACCTTCCAGGACCTTGGCCTCTTCCCCGGGACGTCCGATGCCTCCGTGGGCGGCATCGACGACCAGGGGCGCATCGTCGGATGGGCGACGCTGGGCGGGGCGATCCCGTCGATCGCCCTCCCCTTCATGTGGTCGCAGGGGACCGGCATGGTCGACCTCAAGCTGCTCGGCTACCCTAACGAGCGCCCCGCCGCCATCAGTCCTGGGGGCCAGGTCGTGACCTGGGGCTATTCCTATCAGCTCGGTACGCCGGCCAGCGCCGTGGCGATGCCCCCGCTGCCGAGGGGCTTCGTGGGTGCCGGCTCCAACGGCAGCGCGATCAACGACAACGGCGACCAGGCGCACTTCCTCGTCTCCACGGTTTCGCAGAGCCTCGTCTATCCGTTCCGGCTGTCGCGCGGCGGCACGTGGCAGCAGATCTCGTCGTTCGGCACCGGCCGCCTGACGAGTTCCGGAATGGGATCGATCAACGCCTCGCAGGACATCACGTTCACGGCGCAGAGCAGTGCCTTCATCGCCGCCGGACCCGCCGGTGTCGGCCAGCCACTCGGGACCTTCCTGTCGCCCGCCTATCCGGGCGCCATGCTGAGCAGCGCGGGGGCGATGAACAACGCGGGGCAGATCCTGGCCTCGGTCTACATCGGGCGCAGCCCGCGCCTCGTGAAGATGGTCCCGACGACGCCGTGCGTGGGGAACTGCCTCGTCGTGAGTTCCTTCGTGATGGTGGGGCGCTTCGTGCAGGATCCGCAGTTCCCGGGCTCCTGCTTTGCCGGCGGAAAGATGTACAACACCACCACGACGACGCTCACCGTCACCGATGAAGCCGGGAGACCGATGGCCAATGCGGTGGTGCGCGGTCGCTACATGGACGATTACTGGACCGACCAGCCCGTGAGCGGGACCACCAACGCCAGCGGCGTGGTCGCCGTCACGCACAAGGGGCTGTGCGGCGTCGGGGCCATCGCCTTCCTCGTCGACGGCGTGACCCTCGGCACGCGCACGCTCGATCGCACGCGCGGCACGCTGGCCAACTCCGTCATCCCCAGCGTGGGGCCGCCGCCTAACCAGCCCCCGGTGGCGCGTTTCACCTACAGCTGCAACAACGGCACGCGCGCCTGCAGCTTCAACGGCGCCACCTCCAGCGACGACGTCGGCGTCACCTCGTATCGCTGGACCTTCGGCGACGGCACCACGGCCACCGGGGCGTCGCCCTCGCACACGTACCCGGCGCTGGGGACGTACAACGTCACGCTGACCGTCACCGACGGGGCGGGGCTCACCAACGCCACCACCAAGGCGATCACCCTGAGCAGCGCGACCAACCTGGCGCCGATCGCTGCGTGGAGCGCCACCTGCCTCCCGGCGCCGGCGCACAAGTGCACCTTCGATGGCCGCGCCTCCATGGACCCGGACGGCACCATCGCGTCGTACCGTTGGACGCGCGCGAATGGCCAGCCGATGTCCACCCTCCCGGTGGTCACCATCTCGTTCGAGGTCGGGGGGACGCGGAACTTCACCCTCACCGTGACCGACAACAAGGGTAAGTCCGCTTCGCTCACGAAGTCGGTCGTGGTCCCCTAGCGTGGCGCAGCAGGCACACGCCAAAGCCGCCGGGTCCCGAGGGGATCCGGCGGCTTTGACTTCGCGGCGCGGCTACCTCGCGCGGTGGGGCATCGCGTCGACGGCGCGCACGGCGGCGCCGTCGCCGCTGCTTCCTCGCGCCCGCCCTATTTCGGGGGCGCCATCGTCACGCCGTGTGGCGCCAGCGCCCGGCTCATCGACTCGGCCCTGGCCAGCACCGCGCGCGCCTGCGCCATCGCCCCGTTGAGCTCCGTGCGGGCGTTGCTCACCTGGCGCATCGTCCCCGCGGTCGGGACCTCCCAGATCCCGAGGATCGCCCCCTTGAGCGTCCCGACCCTCCCGAGGACGTTGGCCGCCGCTGCAGCGGCCGCCGCGGCACCACCACCCCCGCCGCCAAAACCGCCGCCCGCCGTCGCCGGCACGCCGAATCGAGCACGCACAGAATCGAACTGCGCGCGGAAGCTGGCCCACTCGCTCTTCACGTTGGCGGGCGCGGCACTCGAGTCGACCTTCGGGGCCACGCGCAGCACCTCATCGTAGAGCGTCGCGAGCGGCCGGGCGGCGTCGGTCCCGGTGCGATGCAGTGCGTGCAGGTCGGCGGCCACGGCGTTGTAGCGCGCGCGGTCACCACCCGTCAGCTGCACCGACGGGTCCATCACCAGCCGCAACGCCTTGCTCGAGAGCACCTTGCCGTCGGCCACCAGCGAGACGGTGTACGTCCCCGGGACCACGAGCGGCCCCTGGTTGTTGCCGCCACCACCGAAGAAGCCCCCACCGCCACCACCACCGCCGCCCACCGCGCCGCTATCCGGCGGCGGGCACGGGCTCTCGGCCTTGTAGCCCACCGGCGGGAGCTGCTGCGGCACGCCGGGCACGGCGCGCGCGCCCCCCTGCGCGCCGGGGCCTCCCGGTCCGCCTGGGCCTCCGGCGCCAGGGCCGCGCCTCACGGGGAGCGGGGTGATCGGCTCGGGGCGCTGGTCCCAGCACATCGTCTGGATCCCCGCCTTGTTGCGGCTGGCGGGAATGGCCAGCTCGCGCACCACGCGACCGCCGGCGTCGGCGATGCGCAGCTTGCCGTTGGTGAGCGGCGCGCGCAGGTACATCGGGATCACCGCCTCGGACGGCGGATTCTCGCCGGTGAAGAACTGGTGCCCCCAGAACTCGTCGTTGCGGTCGTCCTTGTACTTCCACTGCAACGTGAAGCCCGGGGTGATGAGCGTCGCGTCGGCCTCCTTGACCGCCGTGTACTCCTGGATGGGCTCGAGATGATCGAGGATCCAGAGCGCGCGCCCGTGCGTGGCCACCAGCAGGGCGTTGTCACGCGGATGGATCGTGAGTTCGTCGACGCGCACCGTAGGGAGGTTGCCGCGCAGGCGACGCCAGCTCCCGCCGCGATCGAGCGAGACGAAGATCCCCGTCTCGGTTCCGATGTACAGCACGTCGCGGTTGCGCGTGTCCTCGGTCAGGGTGCGCACGTTCTCGCCGCGCAGCCCGCTCACGATCGAGCGGAACGTCGCGCCGAAGTCGGTGCTCACCCAGAGGTACGGCTCGTAGTCGTTCAACCGGTGGTTGTCGACGGTGACGTAGACGGTCGCGGCGTCGAAGCGCGACGGCGCCACCTTCGACACGAAGGCGTGCCCCGCCGGGAAGCCCGGGAGGTTCTTCGTGATGTCCTGCCACGTGCGCCCGTTGTCGCGCGTCACGCTCACCGTGCCGTCGTCGCTCCCCGCATAGAACACCCCCGCCTGCCGCGGCGACTCGGCGAGCGCCACGATCGTCGGCCACGCCGAGATGCCGTCGTTGCGGGCGATGGTGATCTCGCTCCCCTTGAGCCCCATCGTCACCAGCGAGTCGCGGCTGGCGTTCTTCGTGAGGTCGGGGCTGATCGCCTCCCACGAGTCGCCGCGGTCGCGCGAGCGGAACACGCGGTTGCCCGCCGCCAGCAGCGCGCCGGGATCGTTAGGTGACTGCAGCAACGGCGTATCCCAGTGGAAGCGATACGTCTCCCCCTTGGTGGCGTTCACCACGTTGAACGGCGTGGGGCGGATGCTCCGGGACTCACCGGTCACCTTGTTGCGCCGGATGATGTTCCCGTCCTGCGACTCGGTGTAGATGATCTTCGGGTCGCGAATGTCCGGGATGGCCACGAAGCCGTCGCCGCCGAGGATCTGGAACCAATCGTGGTTCATGATCCCGCGTCCCAGTCGCGCGGCGCTGGGGCCGCACCAGTTGTAGTTGTCCTGCATCCCGCCGCAGATGTTGTACGGGATCTCCATGTCGTAGCCGACATGATAGAAGAGCCCGACCGGGAGGTTGGGGATGAAGGTCCACGTGCGGCTCATGTCGTACGACACGGCGAGCCCGCCGTCGTTACCGGTGAGGATGTGGTTGGGGTTGGCCGGGTTGATCCAGATCGCGTGCACGTCGTCGTGCGTGACCAGCGCGGCATCGGTCTCGAAGGTGCGCGCGCCGTCGACGGACATGTGCAGGCCGACACCGCCCAGGTAGACCCGCTCCGGCGACGTCGGGTCGATGCGAAGTTGCGAGAAGTACATCGGGCGCGGGTTGGTCGCGCTCATCTTGCGCCAGGTCTCTCCGCCGTCATCGGACCGATAGACCCCGGTCGGCGTCGCCGCCGCCCCTCGTCCGCCGGCTGCTCCGCCTGGCGCTCCGCCAGCTGCAGGCGCGCCCCCGCCCGGGCCACCGGCGCCCGGCCCTTCGATCATCGTGTACACGATCCGCGAGCTCTGCCGGTAGATGTCGACCGCGATGCGGCCGAGCGGTCCGGCGGGGAGCCCATTGCCGGCGAGCTTCTTCCAGGTGTCGCCACCATCGGTCGAGCGCCAGAGCGCGCTCCCGGGGCCGCCGCCGTTCATGCAGCAGGCCGTGCGACGCCGCTGGTACGACGACGCGTACATCACGTTAGGCTCGGAGAGCGAGACGGCGAGGTCGTTGGCCCCGGTGTCCTCGTCGAGCACGAGCACCTGCTTCCACGTCTTGCCACCGTCGGTGGTCTTGTAGATCCCGCGCTCTCCGCCGGGGCCAAAGAGCGGCCCGGTCGCCGCCACCAGCACCACGTCGTTGTTGGTGGGATGGATGACGATGCGGTTGATGTGCCGGGACTGCGGGAGCCCCATGAAGGTGAAGGTCTTCCCGCCATCTATCGACTTGTAGACCCCGCCCCCCCACGACGTGCTCTGGCGATTGTTCGATTCCCCCGTCCCGACCCACACGAGGTCGGGGTTGATCTGCGAGACCGCGACGTCACCAATGGCGATGAGCCCCTGGTCCTGGAAGAGCGGCTCGAAGGTCGCGCCATTGCTGGTCGTCTTCCACACGCCGCCGTGGGCCGTCCCCACGTAGTAGAGCGCGGGGTTGGCCTCGTACACCGCAACGTCGGCGATGCGGCCCGACATCGTGGCCGGCCCGATGGAGCGGAAGTGGAGGCGGTCGAACTCCTCGGCGACCCCCTGCCCCGGCGACTGCGCCGACGCATCGGGCGCCACCGCCGCGAGCAAGAACAGGGAGAGGACAACGGGGCGTGCGCGGGGCATGGAGAGCTCCAGACGAGAGGCGGGAGACGGGGGGATCGGCGTCGCGAGCGTTGACTCTCACGTGCCAGATCGCTCTACGCGCGATCGTGCCGAGACGCTGCCTCCCTACACTGGCAAGCACCAGCACCTCGCCGCGCCGCTTCCCTCGTTCCGTCCCCACCCACCGCCTGGGGTCTACCGCTTCGGGTGCGCCTTGAAGAAGTCCCAGATCACGTCCGTCGCGTCGAGCGCGTGGCCGGGATCGTCCCCGCGCCGCGAACCGCGGCGCCCGCCGGGCCAGGCGTGCCCACCCTCCGGGATGGCGTAGCGCGCCACCCCCACCGGTGACGGACAGTCGTACTGCCAGAGCGTGTAACCACCACCGTCCGATTCGCGCGGCGTCGGATTGCACCTGCCGGCAGACGCCCAGAAGCTCCCCTGCTCCACCGCCGGCCGGGTCGGCGTTCCGTCCCACGCACGCGCGCCAAGCCCCCCGGACTTGCCCCCGTCGTACGGGACCGACTCGTCGCGCATGCCGTTGATGATGATCGCCGAGACCGGAGCACGCGGCGAGGCTTCATCACCAAAGACCGCCCCGACCACCGGCGCAATCGCCGCCACGCGATCGGCCAGCCCGATCCCCACGCGGTGTGACATCATCCCCCCGTTCGACATCCCGGTGACGTAGATCCGGTCGGGGTCGATGCGATGATCGCGTTGCACCTGGTCGATGAGCGCACGAATGAACCCGACGTCGTCCACCTTGTTCTGCATCGCGTAGCCGCAGCAGTGCCCAGCGTTCCAGGTGAACATCGGCGCGCGCCCGCCCCCCGTCCCGTCGGGATAGGCGACGATGAACCCCTCGCGATCGGCCTTGGGCGAGAAGCCGGACATCGACTCGGCGTTGTCGGCGTTGCCACCGCCGCCATGCAGCATGATCACCAACGGCACGGGCGCGTTCTCCTGCCGCACGCGCTCGGGGACGTGGAGCGTGTAGCTTCGCGTGCGACCGCCGTGCTGCAGCGTCAGGCGGTCCTGTGCGCCGCGCTGCCCCGACGAGCGGCCGAGGATTGCACGATCACGCCGACGGCGAAGCTGCGCGTCGGCCTCCTCGAGCGGCACGAGCACCGCGAGGAGCACGAGAATGGGAACGACGAAGCGCATCATGCCCGTTCGACGGCGGCCGCAGCCGCCTCGTTAACGCCGTCACCCGCAGCGCACCGTCCGCGGTACCCAGATGGCCCGGAAGCGCCCCTTGATCATCCCCGCCTTCGGAAACACGAGCTGGACCGTCCCTGTCACCGTCTTCGCCGCATCGACCGCCTCGATCACGACCGTCCCGCTGCGCGCGAGCTCACCCGAATCGGTCGACGCCATGTACGACGCGACGCCGACCTCCGGGCCGAGCGTCCAGCGACTCGTGAGGCTCGAAAGGCCCTGGTAGATCGTCACGTTCGCGCGCGGGACGGTGGCCGGATTGCCGCTGGCGGCGAGCGTGATCTCCACCGCCGGGCCGTCGACCGGGCTGCACGACGGCGACGCGGTGGAGAACGGGAGGTTGGAGATCGGCTCGGTGATCGTCGTCTGCGGGCAGGCGACAAGCAGCGCGGCCGCCATCAGGACGGCCAACGAACGAGGCGCGCGGCGCCGCGAATCGACGTGGGCGGTCATCATCGGAATCCTAACGAGCCCCTGCGGGTTGGGTGAGGTGGCGCGGTCGCTTGAAGAGGCAGCTGTAGTAGTACGAACCCGACCGGTCCATCAGCTGGCATTCCACCGCTTCCCAGCCCTGGCCCCCGAGCAGGTTGAGGACGGCCGAGTTCCAACGCTCCTCCGCCGCGTACTTCTCGGGCACCTCGACAGGAGCGGCGCCGAGGGCAGTGCCGAGTGCGGTGAGGAACTCGGGGAGCTTGGAGTGTTCGATCATCTTGCCGTCTGGGCCGACCCAGCGCTTGGCGGCACCGTAGTGGTGGGCAAAGGTCCCGTACTCCCACGTGACGTTCCGATGCGGAGTCCGCTCCGCGTCCTGCGCGGAGAGTAGTCGAGGGACGAGACAGACGAAGGCGAGGGAGAGCGCGAGCGCGCGCATGATCGACGACGAAGAGGGACTCCCCAGGGCGCGTGATGAGTGCGGCGCAGGGGCTGAGCGATAGGACTCCGACTTGGGGGGAGAAGTTCCGCGCGTCGGCGTGCAAAACGCCGACGTTTGCTCGTGCCGCCACACCGCCCGCCGCGGCATCACATCACTGCACGCACGGCGCATTCGGGTTCCGGCGCGGCACATCCACCAGCGGGCGATGATCCAGGTTGGCCACTGCCTCCACGACGGCCTTCGCGAAGTGCCCCACGCGCACCATCAGGTCGAAGTCGGCATACTGCGCCTCATCCGTCACCTGGTGATAGTCGGCGTGCTCGCCGCGTGAAATCACGGCCGCGGGAATGTCGTAACGCGCGTAGCTGTAGTGATCGGCACGGCAGTAGTACTGCAGCGGATGCCCGGGCTGGTCGTACGTGAGGTTGAAGGTGAAGGGGAGCGGCTGCCTGGCGTTGGCGGCGTCGATCAGGGCGCCGTACTCCCTGGACAGTCGGCGCGAGCCGATGAGTTCCAGGTAGGTCGGACTCCCTTCGGCCAGGTCGGTGGCGTTGCCGCGGGCGACCATGTCCATGTCGAACTCGCTCACGATCGAGTCGCGGGGAACGGTGGGATGGTCGGTGAACCAGCGGCTCCCCAGCAACCCTTCCTCCTCGGCGGCGTGCGAGACAAACAGCACAGAGCGGGCGGGGCGCACGCGCGCCGAGGCCAGCGCTTCCGCGATCTCCAGCATCACGACCGTCCCGCTACCATCGTCGTCGGCGCCGTTGCGAATGGAGTCGAGGCGGGGCGGCCGCAGGCGGCGCAGGCTGTCGAGTGTCGCGCGGATGCTCGCCCACTCGGCGGCCGTCGGCTCGCGGGCCGGCGAGTCGGCGCCCAGCGGGCGCGTGACACGCTGCAAGGCCCGAAGCGAGTCGTGGTCGACCGGTGCCGAGTCGAAGCCGACGTGATCGTTGTGCGAGGTGAGCGAGACGTAGGTGCCGGATCGCCGGGGATCGCGCCCGGGGAGAACCGCGACGACGTTGCGCGCGGCGTAGGGGAGCGGCTGGTACGACACCGTCCCCGCGCCATGCATCACCTCGCCTAACGTCCCAGGTGCGGTGCCGGCGAGCGGGCGTCCGAGGAATCGTTCGGCCGCGGCCGTCGTGATGAACAGCCGCCCCGGCGCGCTCGCGGTGCGCGTGGTGTCGATGGTGACCCGCCCGGCCTGCTGCGACGCCGCGAGTTCGGGGGGAAAGCTCTCGAGGATGGGAACGGCCACTGTCACCGCCTCCTGGAAGCGGCGCGTCTGGTTGAGCAGGAAGGTGGTGCGAAACGTTGCGCCTGGCGGAGCCGACAGGACGACCACCCGGTCGCGGGCACTATCGGCCGAGATCCAGCTGCTCGAGTCGTCGAGCGCCCCGCCGTAGACCACGCGCTTGCCATCGAGCGGGCGCGGGATGGAGCGTACGAGGGCCACGATGAAGTCGCGTCCCATCTGGAGTGTGGCCGCTCCCGCCATCAGCTGCGACGAGGAATCGGCCCGGAGCCGGAAGAACGGGACCGTCTGGAAGTAAGTCCCATCGTCACCCGCGGGACGCAGGCCAAGGCGCTTGAACTCGCGGGCGATGTATTCGGCCGACTGGTAGTTCCCCCTGCTGCCGGTGGCGCGCCCCCCCATCGAGTCATCGGCGACGAGGAAGAGCCGCCTCCGCAGATCTGCCGCGGTGATCGCCGCTCCGGTCGTCTGTGCGTCGACGAGCGCCGGGAGGCAGAGCGCGGCGACGAGGAGCAGTGCGCGGCCGCGCGAGCCGCGGTGCCTGGTGGTGCTCGAGCGACGTGGGATCATCACGGTGCGGAGGGAGAGAGGCGCATGGATGGCGACCGGTCCCTTCGGCTGCCTCGGTGTAGGGACGAGTACGGCGCCGGACGTGACAAGCCGTGGCGCGGCGTGGATCCGGAGAAGGCGCCGATCGCGCGGGAACCTATCGCAAACCGCCGCGCGGCGCGACTTTCGGTCGCATGGGACCAGCGTCGCCTGATCCGCAACCTCCGTTCGTACCGCACACGATCCCGGTGGTCGTGCTCTCGGCGAGCCGTCTCGCCGAGTCGGCGGCGTTCTACTCGCGCGTGTTCGGGTGGGACGTGCGCGCGGTCTCGGACGAGATTTCGGTGGTCTTGGCGCCGGCCGGCCCGACGATGGTCCTGCGGCGGTACGGCCCGGGCGGGGGACCGGCCGTGATCCCGTTCATCCAGGTCGACGACGCGGAGGAGGCGTTGGGGCGCGTAATCGCCGCGGGGGCGACGGTCGACCGCCTGCCGTATGAGGTCCCGATGGCGGGACGCATCACGCGGTTTGCCGACCCGTCGGGGACCGTCTACGGCCTAACGAGCGCCAATCCCCCGGGGGCCAACCCGCCCGTCCCGATGCCGATGGGAGCCAATCCGCGCCCGATGGCGGGGACGGTCTGCCACGTGGAGCTGTACTCCCGCGACTTGTCGGCGACGGCGCACTTCTTCCACGAGCAGTTCGGGTGGGAAGTGACCCCGACGACGCCGCAGTACACGGCGTTCAATCCCAACGTCGGCATCTCGGGGATCTGGCAATCGCACACCCCGGTGCCCAGCGCGCTCCCCTACATTTACGTTGCCGACGTGAACGCCACGCTTGCCGCGATCGACGCCGCCAACGGGAGGCACCACGGACACGCCGTGGCCGTCCCGGGGATGGCGACCTTCGGCTACTTCACCGATCCCTCGGGGACGGCGATGGGGTTGATGGGCGGGTGAGCCAGGCAGGCGAGCCGGGCGGGTCGTTACGGTTCGTCACGGAACCGATGAGATGCGGGCGCGGAGAAAGGCGGTATCTTGTCG
Above is a window of Gemmatimonadota bacterium DNA encoding:
- a CDS encoding M28 family peptidase codes for the protein MIPRRSSTTRHRGSRGRALLLVAALCLPALVDAQTTGAAITAADLRRRLFLVADDSMGGRATGSRGNYQSAEYIAREFKRLGLRPAGDDGTYFQTVPFFRLRADSSSQLMAGAATLQMGRDFIVALVRSIPRPLDGKRVVYGGALDDSSSWISADSARDRVVVLSAPPGATFRTTFLLNQTRRFQEAVTVAVPILESFPPELAASQQAGRVTIDTTRTASAPGRLFITTAAAERFLGRPLAGTAPGTLGEVMHGAGTVSYQPLPYAARNVVAVLPGRDPRRSGTYVSLTSHNDHVGFDSAPVDHDSLRALQRVTRPLGADSPAREPTAAEWASIRATLDSLRRLRPPRLDSIRNGADDDGSGTVVMLEIAEALASARVRPARSVLFVSHAAEEEGLLGSRWFTDHPTVPRDSIVSEFDMDMVARGNATDLAEGSPTYLELIGSRRLSREYGALIDAANARQPLPFTFNLTYDQPGHPLQYYCRADHYSYARYDIPAAVISRGEHADYHQVTDEAQYADFDLMVRVGHFAKAVVEAVANLDHRPLVDVPRRNPNAPCVQ
- a CDS encoding prolyl oligopeptidase family serine peptidase gives rise to the protein MMRFVVPILVLLAVLVPLEEADAQLRRRRDRAILGRSSGQRGAQDRLTLQHGGRTRSYTLHVPERVRQENAPVPLVIMLHGGGGNADNAESMSGFSPKADREGFIVAYPDGTGGGRAPMFTWNAGHCCGYAMQNKVDDVGFIRALIDQVQRDHRIDPDRIYVTGMSNGGMMSHRVGIGLADRVAAIAPVVGAVFGDEASPRAPVSAIIINGMRDESVPYDGGKSGGLGARAWDGTPTRPAVEQGSFWASAGRCNPTPRESDGGGYTLWQYDCPSPVGVARYAIPEGGHAWPGGRRGSRRGDDPGHALDATDVIWDFFKAHPKR
- a CDS encoding VOC family protein, coding for MGPASPDPQPPFVPHTIPVVVLSASRLAESAAFYSRVFGWDVRAVSDEISVVLAPAGPTMVLRRYGPGGGPAVIPFIQVDDAEEALGRVIAAGATVDRLPYEVPMAGRITRFADPSGTVYGLTSANPPGANPPVPMPMGANPRPMAGTVCHVELYSRDLSATAHFFHEQFGWEVTPTTPQYTAFNPNVGISGIWQSHTPVPSALPYIYVADVNATLAAIDAANGRHHGHAVAVPGMATFGYFTDPSGTAMGLMGG
- a CDS encoding PKD domain-containing protein; protein product: MRKTRWSALLAVALVGAACQDVTPPTSVRGPEQPVREIAPGTSQIASMYALDFVGTVATGFDMNDAGDVVGRHYLDPGCGPFCLPAQETVVWKGGTRITLPPGGTPLYLNNQGVIAGQAGTHAARWVPTATGYTFQDLGLFPGTSDASVGGIDDQGRIVGWATLGGAIPSIALPFMWSQGTGMVDLKLLGYPNERPAAISPGGQVVTWGYSYQLGTPASAVAMPPLPRGFVGAGSNGSAINDNGDQAHFLVSTVSQSLVYPFRLSRGGTWQQISSFGTGRLTSSGMGSINASQDITFTAQSSAFIAAGPAGVGQPLGTFLSPAYPGAMLSSAGAMNNAGQILASVYIGRSPRLVKMVPTTPCVGNCLVVSSFVMVGRFVQDPQFPGSCFAGGKMYNTTTTTLTVTDEAGRPMANAVVRGRYMDDYWTDQPVSGTTNASGVVAVTHKGLCGVGAIAFLVDGVTLGTRTLDRTRGTLANSVIPSVGPPPNQPPVARFTYSCNNGTRACSFNGATSSDDVGVTSYRWTFGDGTTATGASPSHTYPALGTYNVTLTVTDGAGLTNATTKAITLSSATNLAPIAAWSATCLPAPAHKCTFDGRASMDPDGTIASYRWTRANGQPMSTLPVVTISFEVGGTRNFTLTVTDNKGKSASLTKSVVVP